A window of Tautonia plasticadhaerens contains these coding sequences:
- the queA gene encoding tRNA preQ1(34) S-adenosylmethionine ribosyltransferase-isomerase QueA produces the protein MRTEDFDFHLPDDLIAQHPNDRRDRSRLMVVRRDTGAIEHRVFDELPGLLRAGDLLVRNDSRVVPARLLGRREETGGRWEGLYLSERPGGAWELMAQTRGRPQPGEAIVLDGGLRLELVERLGGGHWLARPLDPRPSLELLDAFGHVPLPPYIYRDGGGDDPTDRERYQTVYARSPGSVAAPTAGLHFTPEVFDRLDERGVGVADVTLHVGPGTFRPIKADRIEDHQLHAEWAALTPDVAGRLNSARPSGGRVVAVGTTATRVLETCVDPSGTFRPFTGQTSIYLRPGVPVRGVDALVTNFHLPRSSLLVLVSALAGVDLVREAYAEAVRRRYRFYSFGDAMLIL, from the coding sequence ATGCGCACCGAAGACTTCGACTTCCACCTGCCCGACGACCTCATCGCCCAGCACCCGAACGACCGCCGGGATCGGTCCCGGCTGATGGTCGTCCGCCGGGACACCGGGGCGATCGAGCATCGCGTCTTCGACGAGCTGCCGGGGCTGCTCCGGGCCGGCGACCTGCTGGTCCGGAACGACTCCCGGGTGGTCCCCGCCCGCTTGCTCGGCCGTCGGGAGGAGACCGGGGGGCGCTGGGAGGGGCTCTACCTCTCCGAGCGGCCGGGGGGCGCCTGGGAGCTGATGGCCCAGACCCGGGGACGCCCGCAACCGGGAGAGGCGATCGTCCTCGACGGCGGCCTCCGCCTGGAACTGGTCGAGCGGCTCGGCGGCGGCCACTGGCTCGCCCGGCCGCTCGACCCGAGGCCCTCGCTGGAGCTGCTCGACGCCTTCGGCCACGTCCCGCTTCCCCCCTACATCTACAGGGACGGGGGCGGAGACGACCCGACCGACCGCGAGCGCTACCAGACCGTCTACGCCCGATCCCCCGGCTCGGTCGCCGCGCCGACGGCGGGCCTGCACTTCACCCCCGAGGTCTTCGACCGGCTCGACGAGCGGGGGGTCGGCGTCGCCGACGTGACCCTCCACGTCGGCCCGGGCACCTTCCGGCCCATCAAGGCCGACCGCATCGAGGACCACCAGCTCCACGCCGAATGGGCCGCCCTCACCCCCGACGTGGCCGGCCGGCTGAACTCGGCCCGGCCCTCCGGGGGCCGGGTCGTCGCCGTCGGCACCACCGCGACCCGGGTCCTGGAGACCTGCGTCGACCCCTCGGGCACCTTCCGCCCCTTCACCGGCCAGACGAGCATCTACCTCCGCCCCGGCGTCCCCGTCCGGGGCGTCGACGCCCTGGTCACCAACTTCCACCTGCCCCGGAGCAGCCTGCTCGTCCTCGTCTCCGCGCTCGCCGGCGTCGACCTCGTCCGGGAGGCCTACGCCGAGGCCGTCCGCCGCCGCTACCGCTTCTACAGCTTCGGCGACGCCATGCTGATCCTCTGA
- a CDS encoding DUF1559 domain-containing protein, producing MKTHRSGRGPARALGFTLIELLVVIAIIGVLIALLLPAVQAAREAARRAQCTNNLKQLALAAMNYEDANKTLPPGYVTLLPPAGTTVGRENYSVFARLAPFVEQQNIYNSINWDLSYLVSANVTAAGVQVRTFICPSDNNVDNVAINAASYGVPAAGGFQQSFTSYGGMQGMWSLRVRTPDSTFAQRRSNMNGLIFGHSAVTIGAIRDGTSNTVIFAERAHAKGADFLRRTGRVTQADAYLTEYNWWNSGYYFDTLVESYYPPNAENKPIGTVVVNAIGMNPSSYHPGGVNVAFADGSVRFIKDTIESWAINTATSDPVNVQYNVDGNRTFSVVPGSRVPVWQAITTRAGGEVVSADQF from the coding sequence TTGAAGACCCATCGAAGCGGCCGGGGCCCGGCCCGGGCCCTCGGCTTCACGCTGATCGAGCTGCTCGTCGTCATCGCCATCATCGGCGTGCTGATCGCCCTGCTCCTGCCCGCGGTCCAGGCGGCCCGGGAGGCCGCCCGGCGCGCCCAGTGCACCAACAACCTGAAGCAGTTGGCCCTGGCCGCGATGAACTACGAGGACGCCAACAAGACGCTCCCGCCCGGCTACGTCACGCTGCTGCCCCCGGCGGGGACCACCGTGGGCCGGGAGAATTACAGCGTCTTCGCGCGGCTCGCCCCGTTCGTCGAGCAGCAGAACATCTACAACTCGATCAACTGGGACCTGTCCTACCTCGTCTCGGCCAACGTCACCGCCGCCGGCGTGCAGGTGAGGACCTTCATCTGCCCGAGCGACAACAACGTCGACAACGTGGCGATCAACGCCGCCTCCTACGGCGTGCCCGCCGCGGGGGGCTTCCAGCAGTCGTTCACCAGCTACGGCGGCATGCAGGGGATGTGGAGCCTCCGGGTCCGCACGCCCGACTCGACCTTCGCCCAGCGGCGGTCCAACATGAACGGCCTGATCTTCGGGCACAGCGCCGTGACCATCGGCGCGATCCGGGACGGCACGAGCAACACCGTGATCTTCGCCGAGCGGGCGCACGCCAAGGGGGCCGACTTCCTCCGCCGGACGGGCCGGGTGACCCAGGCCGACGCCTACCTGACCGAGTACAACTGGTGGAACTCCGGGTACTACTTCGACACCCTGGTCGAGTCGTACTACCCGCCCAACGCCGAGAACAAGCCGATCGGGACGGTGGTCGTCAACGCCATCGGCATGAACCCGTCGAGCTACCACCCCGGGGGCGTCAACGTCGCCTTCGCCGACGGCTCGGTGCGGTTCATCAAGGACACGATCGAGAGCTGGGCGATCAACACCGCGACCTCCGACCCGGTCAACGTCCAGTACAACGTCGACGGCAACCGGACCTTCTCCGTGGTGCCCGGGTCCCGGGTCCCCGTCTGGCAGGCGATCACCACCCGGGCCGGCGGCGAGGTCGTCTCCGCCGACCAGTTCTGA
- a CDS encoding M14 family metallopeptidase, translated as MRPPPPMPDAFDDARRRFRAAAEEAGALLHRWPVGPESDDLAIEAARLGPEDAPGLVVVSSGLHGVEGPLGSAVQSSWLEGPGPRALPGGVAVLLLHALNPFGFRHSRRFDASNVDLNRNFLPPGEAYRGHPPLYARLDPMLNPPGPPGRLDAIGFPARAAWAQLRFGAEAVKQAVAGGQYDFPRGLFFGGHAPSEAFLLLDRHLPGLVGPARSVVHLDFHTGLGPRGSYVLLVDGPADSPSTARLSRAFGPDRIESHAPGGTSYHIRGNFGVWCSRRLGGPGRSYDYTCAEFGTYPGPVVIGALREENRAHHHCPPGSPALLRARARLRESFIPAAPPWRSWALAEGLGLVARAVSHLATAPAPADPAPDPESGRIG; from the coding sequence ATGCGACCGCCCCCCCCGATGCCCGACGCCTTCGACGACGCTCGTCGCCGATTCCGGGCCGCCGCCGAGGAAGCCGGCGCCCTCCTGCACCGCTGGCCCGTCGGCCCCGAGTCGGACGACCTGGCGATCGAGGCCGCCCGGCTCGGCCCCGAGGACGCCCCGGGCCTGGTGGTCGTCTCCTCCGGCCTGCACGGGGTGGAAGGCCCGCTCGGCTCGGCGGTGCAGTCGAGCTGGCTGGAAGGGCCGGGCCCTCGGGCGCTCCCCGGGGGGGTGGCGGTGCTGCTGCTGCACGCGCTCAACCCGTTCGGCTTCCGGCACTCCCGGCGGTTCGACGCCTCGAACGTGGATCTCAACCGCAACTTCCTCCCCCCCGGCGAGGCCTACCGGGGCCACCCCCCGCTCTACGCCCGACTTGACCCGATGCTCAACCCCCCGGGCCCCCCCGGGCGGCTCGACGCGATCGGCTTCCCGGCCCGGGCCGCCTGGGCCCAGCTCCGGTTCGGCGCCGAGGCGGTCAAGCAGGCCGTCGCCGGGGGCCAGTACGACTTCCCCCGGGGCCTCTTCTTCGGCGGGCACGCCCCCTCCGAGGCGTTTCTCCTGCTGGACCGGCACCTCCCCGGCCTGGTCGGGCCGGCCCGGTCGGTCGTCCACCTCGACTTCCACACCGGGCTCGGCCCCAGGGGCTCCTACGTCCTGCTCGTCGACGGGCCGGCCGACTCCCCCTCCACCGCCCGGCTCTCCCGGGCCTTCGGACCCGACCGGATCGAGTCGCACGCCCCCGGCGGCACCTCCTACCACATCCGGGGGAACTTCGGCGTCTGGTGCTCCCGACGGCTCGGCGGCCCCGGCCGGTCCTACGACTACACCTGCGCCGAGTTCGGCACGTATCCCGGCCCGGTCGTGATCGGCGCCCTCCGGGAGGAGAACAGGGCCCACCACCACTGCCCCCCCGGCTCCCCCGCCTTGCTCCGGGCCCGGGCCCGGCTCCGGGAGTCCTTCATCCCCGCCGCCCCCCCCTGGCGCTCCTGGGCCCTGGCCGAGGGCCTCGGCCTGGTCGCCCGGGCCGTCTCCCACCTCGCCACCGCCCCGGCTCCAGCCGACCCAGCCCCGGATCCGGAATCCGGGCGGATCGGGTGA
- a CDS encoding S41 family peptidase yields MPMPLDPSPRTIAAAVVALSALILDVPPAVAQGPGPIRLAEDPAVSPDGETIAFSWAGDLWSVPAGGGTARRLTVHPGLDAEPAFSPDGETIAFVADRGEGRQVYRMPAEGGAPVPLTAHSEGYRLEGWFPDGESLLVNASRDHFWRHAERFFRIDADERSADELLFDAYGADGSLSPDGKRLLFTREGVAWWRKGYRGSQASQIWEVDLDSGEYTRLLDPETGARSPLWKPDGSGFYYVGVRDGAFNLIEHDPGSGEDRPLTRFEDDSVVMPALSKDGKTLVFRHLFDLYRIDPTADRPGPTRLEVVHEAEAMVPPVARETLERAEDVAFSDDGLELAFIAGGDLWVMDTVLREPVRVTDTPEEERSPAFSPDGDSILFISDAEGQCDLWRATREDADRFWWQNDGFDLDRVTEDAAVESRPLWSPEGSSVAFVKGNGDLWVMDADGSDPRLLLEGWSPPEYCWSPDGRWIAFARDDDEFNADVWILPLDGSREPSNVSEHPFNDGDPAWSPDGKILAFAGERGSDGEVDVHFVYLRREDDELGRRDRTIEEAIEKIKKARKEGGKGDGNGPSAPKSSPFEPDGDEPEDEPAEDEDEDDDGNEEEDEDETPVVEIDFEDLHERVRRVSIPDSRESGLFWSPDSEKLAFRASVDGQDGTYTIKPPDELEPKRLTPETIAGARWLDEGNQVVGSLGGVPASVSGSGGSVTRYPFAARQEYDRRAKYRAAFDLAWRTMRDRWYDEALNNRNWDAIRRKYIDVAASSADLGMFSQVVRLMLGELNGSHLGFSPSGEDGIEPVEGDWGIETAHLGLRFDPGHAGPGLEVRDVLPGGPADQIRWKIEPGELVVRIDGEAVDPDMDLTALLNGPLDRDVSLVVRDTDGEDRTVTLRPISFGQARSLLYDKWVEDNREAVEEAGDGTLGYLHIRAMNGSSFDRFQEELYSAAAGKEGLVIDVRENGGGSTADLLLTALTQPAHAVTVPRGGGPGYPQDRKVFASWTRPIAVLCNQNSFSNAEIFSHAVKTLGRGTLVGVTTAGGVISTGGTSIMDVGFLRLPFRGWFVIGTGEDMELNGAEPDVEIWPEPGEWPSGEDRQRSEAIDRLEQAVSRAKDQVRPDLRKASDRR; encoded by the coding sequence ATGCCGATGCCCCTGGACCCGTCCCCCCGGACGATCGCGGCGGCGGTCGTCGCCCTCTCCGCCCTCATCCTCGACGTCCCCCCGGCCGTCGCCCAGGGGCCCGGGCCGATCCGGCTGGCCGAGGACCCGGCCGTCTCCCCCGACGGCGAGACGATCGCCTTCTCCTGGGCCGGCGACCTCTGGTCCGTCCCGGCCGGGGGGGGGACCGCCCGGCGCCTGACCGTCCACCCCGGCCTCGACGCCGAGCCCGCCTTCTCCCCCGACGGCGAGACGATCGCCTTCGTCGCCGACCGGGGGGAGGGCCGGCAGGTCTACCGGATGCCCGCCGAGGGGGGGGCCCCGGTCCCCCTGACCGCGCATAGCGAGGGATATCGCCTGGAGGGCTGGTTCCCCGACGGCGAGTCCCTGCTGGTCAACGCCTCCCGGGACCACTTCTGGAGGCACGCCGAGCGCTTCTTCCGGATCGACGCCGACGAGCGGTCCGCCGACGAACTGCTGTTCGACGCCTACGGCGCCGACGGCTCCCTCTCCCCCGACGGCAAGCGGCTGCTGTTCACCCGGGAGGGGGTCGCCTGGTGGCGGAAGGGCTACCGGGGGTCGCAGGCGAGCCAGATCTGGGAGGTCGACCTCGACTCGGGGGAGTACACCCGGCTCCTCGACCCCGAGACCGGCGCCCGATCGCCGCTCTGGAAGCCGGACGGCTCGGGCTTCTACTACGTCGGCGTCCGCGACGGCGCCTTCAACCTGATCGAGCACGACCCGGGGTCGGGCGAGGACCGGCCCCTGACCCGCTTCGAGGACGACTCGGTCGTCATGCCCGCCCTCTCGAAGGACGGCAAGACCCTGGTCTTCCGGCACCTGTTCGACCTCTACCGGATCGACCCCACCGCCGACCGCCCGGGCCCGACGAGGCTGGAGGTCGTCCACGAGGCCGAGGCGATGGTCCCCCCGGTGGCCCGGGAGACCCTGGAGCGGGCCGAGGACGTGGCCTTCTCCGACGACGGCCTGGAGCTCGCCTTCATCGCCGGCGGCGACCTCTGGGTGATGGACACCGTGCTCCGGGAGCCGGTCCGGGTGACCGACACCCCCGAGGAGGAGCGGTCCCCCGCCTTCTCGCCCGACGGCGACTCCATCCTCTTCATCAGCGACGCCGAGGGCCAGTGCGACCTCTGGCGGGCCACTCGCGAGGACGCCGACCGGTTCTGGTGGCAGAACGACGGGTTCGACCTGGACCGGGTGACCGAGGACGCCGCCGTCGAGTCCCGGCCGCTCTGGAGCCCCGAGGGGTCGAGCGTCGCCTTCGTGAAGGGGAACGGCGACCTCTGGGTCATGGACGCCGACGGCTCCGACCCCCGCCTCCTGCTCGAAGGCTGGAGCCCCCCCGAGTACTGCTGGTCCCCCGACGGCCGGTGGATCGCCTTCGCCCGGGACGACGACGAGTTCAACGCCGACGTCTGGATCCTGCCCCTCGACGGCTCCCGGGAGCCCTCCAACGTCTCCGAGCATCCGTTCAACGACGGCGACCCCGCCTGGTCCCCCGACGGCAAGATCCTCGCCTTCGCCGGCGAGCGGGGGTCCGACGGCGAGGTCGACGTCCACTTCGTCTACCTCCGGCGCGAGGACGACGAGCTCGGCCGACGGGACCGAACCATCGAGGAGGCCATCGAGAAGATCAAGAAGGCCCGGAAGGAGGGCGGCAAGGGGGACGGCAACGGCCCCTCCGCCCCCAAATCCTCGCCCTTCGAGCCCGACGGCGACGAGCCCGAGGACGAGCCGGCGGAGGACGAGGACGAGGACGACGACGGCAACGAGGAGGAGGACGAGGACGAGACGCCCGTCGTCGAGATCGACTTCGAGGACCTGCACGAGCGCGTCCGACGGGTCTCGATCCCCGACTCCCGGGAGTCCGGCCTGTTCTGGTCCCCCGACTCCGAGAAACTGGCCTTCCGGGCCTCGGTCGACGGCCAGGACGGCACCTACACGATCAAGCCCCCCGACGAGCTGGAGCCGAAGCGGCTGACCCCCGAGACGATCGCCGGGGCCCGGTGGCTGGACGAGGGGAACCAGGTCGTCGGCAGCCTCGGCGGCGTGCCGGCCAGCGTCTCGGGCTCGGGGGGGTCGGTGACCCGATATCCCTTCGCCGCCCGGCAGGAGTACGACCGACGGGCCAAGTACCGGGCCGCCTTCGACCTGGCCTGGCGGACCATGAGGGATCGCTGGTATGACGAGGCCCTGAACAACCGGAACTGGGACGCCATCCGCCGCAAGTACATCGACGTGGCCGCCTCGAGCGCGGATCTCGGCATGTTCTCCCAGGTGGTCCGGCTCATGCTCGGCGAGCTGAACGGCTCCCACCTCGGCTTCTCCCCGTCGGGCGAGGACGGCATCGAGCCGGTCGAGGGGGACTGGGGCATCGAAACCGCCCACCTCGGCCTCCGGTTCGACCCCGGGCACGCCGGGCCGGGCCTGGAGGTCCGGGACGTCCTGCCCGGCGGCCCGGCCGACCAGATCCGCTGGAAGATCGAGCCGGGGGAGCTGGTCGTCCGGATCGACGGCGAGGCCGTCGACCCCGACATGGACCTGACCGCCCTACTCAACGGCCCGCTCGACCGGGACGTCTCGCTGGTCGTCCGGGATACCGACGGCGAGGACCGGACCGTCACCCTCCGGCCCATCTCCTTCGGCCAGGCCCGGAGCCTGCTCTACGACAAGTGGGTCGAGGACAACCGGGAGGCGGTCGAGGAGGCCGGCGACGGCACCCTCGGCTACCTGCACATCCGGGCGATGAACGGCTCCAGCTTCGACCGGTTCCAGGAGGAGCTGTACTCGGCCGCCGCCGGCAAGGAAGGGCTGGTCATCGACGTCCGGGAGAACGGCGGCGGCTCGACCGCCGACCTGCTGCTCACCGCCCTGACGCAGCCGGCCCACGCCGTCACCGTCCCCCGGGGGGGAGGCCCCGGCTATCCCCAGGACCGCAAGGTCTTCGCCTCCTGGACCCGGCCGATCGCGGTCCTCTGCAACCAGAACAGCTTCAGCAACGCCGAGATCTTCAGCCACGCCGTCAAGACCCTCGGCCGCGGGACGCTCGTCGGCGTCACCACCGCCGGGGGGGTGATCAGCACCGGGGGCACCTCGATCATGGACGTCGGCTTCCTCCGCCTGCCCTTCCGGGGCTGGTTCGTGATCGGCACCGGGGAGGACATGGAACTCAACGGCGCCGAGCCCGACGTCGAGATCTGGCCCGAGCCCGGCGAGTGGCCCTCGGGGGAGGACCGCCAGCGCTCCGAGGCGATCGACCGGCTCGAGCAGGCCGTCTCCCGGGCGAAGGACCAAGTGCGACCCGACCTCCGCAAGGCCAGCGACCGGCGCTGA